The nucleotide sequence TTTCCACGACGGGCGGGGCCTGGTCGCCGCCCTCGCCCACGGGGCGGCGGGCATCGCGATGGGCACCCGGTTCCTGCTGACCTCGGACTCCACGGTGCCGGAGGCGGTGAAGGCCCGCTATCTGGCCGCCACGGTCAAGGACGTCACGGTGACGACGGCCGTGGACGGGCTGCCGCACCGGATGCTCCGCACCGAACTCGTGGCCTCCCTGGAGAACGCCGGCCGGGTCCGGTCGCTCACCCGGGCCCTGCACCGGGCGAACGGTTTCCGCCGGCTTTCCGGGCTCTCCTGGCCCGCGATGATCCGCGACGGACTGGCCCTGCGCCACGGCAAGGACCTGAGCTGGAGCCAGGTCCTGCTCGCCGCGAACACCCCGATGCTCCTGCGGGCGTCCATGGTCGAGGGCCGCACCGACCTCGGCGTGATGGCCGCGGGCCAGGTGGCGGGGGTGATCGACGACCTGCCCAGCTGCGAGGAGCTGATCACCCGGATCATGGCCGAGGCCGCGCAGGTGCTCCGCGCCCTCCCCCGCCCCGAGACGTAACACCCGCTCCCACCCTCAACCCCCTTGAGCCGCAAAGGAGTCCGGCCGTGCACCTGTCTCGACGCGCGCTGCTCACCGCCACCGGGGCCACCGCCCTGGTGGCAGCCCTGCCCCCGGAGGCGATCGCCAGAACCGGCCCCCGGTCCGCGCGGGCGACCGCCATCCGGCAGATCCCCCTCCAGGGCGCCGTCAACGTCCGCGACCTCGGCGGATACCTCACGTACGACGGGAGCCGGGTCCGTCACGGGCTCGCCTACCGGGGCGACCACCTCGCCAAGCTCACCGCCGCCGACCTGACCACCCTCGCCGGGCTCGGCCTCCGCACCGTGGTCGACCTGCGCATCCCGACGGAGGTCGGGTACGACGGCGCCGACCGGCTCCCCGCCGGGGTCGTCCCGGTCGCCCGGCCCGTCACCGACAACGGCCTGTTCGGGCGGCTGCTCACCGCGATCGGCTCCCGCGACCCGGTGCGGCAGGAGGAGATGCTGGGCGGCGGACGGGCCGCCGCCTTCATGCGCGAGGTGTACCGGACCTTCGTCACCGACGCGGCGAACCGGGCCGCCTTCGCGGCCACCCTGCGGGACCTCGCCGATCCCCGCAGGGGGCCGCTGCTGCTGCACTGCACCTCGGGCAAGGACCGCACCGGCTGGACCGGCTGGCTGCTGCTCACGCTGCTCGGCGTGCCCGATTCCCTCGCCCGCCAGGACTACCTGGCCTCCAACACCTTCCGCGCCGCGTACGACGCCCGGGTGCGGGAGGGGCTGAAGCAGGGCGGGCTCATGCAGAACCCGGACCTGATCATCCCGCTCCAGGAGGTGCGGGCGGAGTACCTCGACACCGCCCTGGAGCAGCTGCGCTCCTCGTACGGGAGCGTGTTCCGCTACGTGTCCGAGGGCCTCGGCCTGGAGTTCCGCGAGCTGCTGGCGCTGCGCGAACGGCTGGTGCCCGCGGCCTGACGCCCGCCGCGGCCGGCACCGGCCGCGGCGCCACGGCCGCCGCCCGTGCCGGAGCCGGCGCCCCGGCCGCCGCCGGTGGCGCGGCCCGCGCCACCGGTGGAGCCGGCCGCGCGGCCCGCGGAGCCGGTCGAGCGGCCGGTGGCCGTGCCCGTGGCGCGGCCGGAGCCCGTACCCGTAGCAGCCGAGCCGCCGGCCGTGGCCGGACGGCGGCGACGGCGGTTGCCGCCGCTGCCGCTGCCCGCGCCGCCGCCGGTGCCGGCGGGCTTGCGCGGCGGGGTGGGCTGCGGGATCTCGATGACGACCGGGACGCCCGAGGGCTCCCGCGCGCCGGTCAGCTCGGCGAGCTGCTCGTCGCTGGACTTGATCTGCGCGGTGCGGGGGCTGATGCCCGCGTGCGACATCAGACGGCCCATGTCGCGCTTCTGCTCGGGCAGGACCAGGGTGAAGACGCTGCCGGACTCACCGGCGCGGGCGGTGCGGCCGCCGCGGTGCAGGTAGTCCTTGTGGTCCATCGGCGGGTCGACGTTCACGACCATGTCGAGGTCGTCGACGTGGATGCCGCGCGCGGCGACGTTCGTGGCGACGAGCGTGGTGACCTGACCGCTCTTGAACTGGTCCAGGGTCCGGTTGCGCTGCGGCTGCGAGCGGCCGCCGTGCAGGCCGGAGGCCCGTACGCCGTTGGCGAGGAGCCGCTTGACCAGCCGGTCCACGGACCGCTTGGTGTCCAGGAAGAGGATCGTGCGGCCGTCGCGGGCCGCGATCTTCAGCGTGACGGCCTTCTTGTCGGTCTCGTCCATCACGTACAGGACGTGGTGCTCCATGGTGGTGACCGCACCGGCCGAGGGGTCGACGGAGTGGACGACCGGGTCGTCGAGGAACATCTTGACCAGCCGGTCGACGTTCCGGTCCAGGGTGGCCGAGAACAGCAGGCGCTGCCCGCCCGGCTCGACCTGCTTCAGGAGCTTCGTGACCTGCGGCAGGAAGCCCATGTCGGCCATCTGGTCGGCCTCGTCGAGGACCGTGACGGCGACCTGGTCGAGCCGGCAGTCGCCGCGGTCGATGAGGTCGTGGAGCCGGCCAGGCGTGGCGATCAGGACCTCGGCGCCGCGTCGCAGCGCGGAGGACTGCCGACTGATCGACATGCCGCCGACGACGGTGGTGATGCGCAGCCGCAGCGCGGCGGCGTACGGGGTGAGCGCGTCGGTCACCTGCTGGGCGAGCTCGCGGGTGGGCACCAGGACCAGCGCGAGCGGCGCGCCGGACTCGGCGCGGCGGCCGGCCGTGCGGGCGAGGAGCGCGAGGCCGAACGCCAGGGTCTTGCCGGAGCCGGTACGCCCCCGGCCGAGCACGTCACGGCCGGCCAGCGAGTTCGGGAGGGTAGCGGCCTGGATCGGGAACGGCTCCGTGACGCCCTGCTCGCCCAGGGTCCGCAGCAGGCCCTCGGGCATGTCGAGGTCGGCGAAGGCGGCCACCGCGGGCAGCGCGGGCGTCACCGTCTCCGGCGGCGTGAACTCGCTGGGCGGCGGGGGCGCGGTGGGGCGGCGCCCGCCGCGGGAGGCCTTCGGCTGTGACGTGGACTTCGCCTGGGCGGTGCGGGGGCTGCGCTTGTGAGGGCGTTCGGAGCGGGTCATGCGTGCCTTTCTGGCCGGCGTTCGCGGCACAGCCAGGGCCCGCACCTGCACGGTGCGGGCCCCGGCTGCTCTACCCGGAACACGCGATACGGGCCCCGGCTGTATGTCCCGGAGCGCGCGGTGCGAGCTCCGGATGTCTCTACCGGAACAATAGTGCGCCCCGGAACCTTCCCGCCTCTCCCGATCGGTCCCCGGACGGATCAGACCTGCCCAGCGGGGTGGGACGTGGGCGACCTCACAGCCGCCGGGCGGTCGTCACAGCCGTTCGACGACCGTGACGTCCGCCTGACCGCCGCCCCCGCACACGGGCCCCTCCCCCACTCACAGCCGTTCGATGACCGTGACGTTCGCCTGACCGCCGCCCTCGCACATGGGCCCCTCCCCCACCGGCCACCCTCGCACCGCTCGGCCCGAGGGGGCCTCCCGGGCTTCGGCCGGCTGCGCCTGCCTCCGGCAGGACGGTCCCGGCACCCGGCCGCGGCCCACTCACAGCCGTTCGATGACCGTGACGTTCGCCTGACCGCCGCCCTCGCACATGGGCCCCTCCCCCACCGGCCACCCTCGCACCGCTCGGCCCGAGGGGGCCTCCCGGGCTTCGGCCGGCTGCGGCCCACTCACAGCCGTTCGACGATCGTCACGTTCGCCTGGCCGCCGCCCTCGCACATGGTCTGGAGGCCGTAGCGGCCTCCGGTGCGTTCCAGTTCGTGGAGGAGGGTGGTCATCAGTTTGGCGCCGGTGGCGCCCAGCGGGTGGCCCAGGGCGATCGCGCCGCCGTTGACGTTGACCCGGGCCGGGTCGGCGCCGGTCTCCTTGAGCCAGGCGAGGACGACGGGGGCGAAGGCCTCGTTGATCTCGACGAGGTCGATGTCGTCGATGGCCAGGCCGGTCTTCTTCAGCGCGTGGGCGGTGGCGGGTATCGGCGCGGACAGCATCCGGATCGGGTCCTCGCCGCGGGCCGAGAGGTGGTGGATCCGGGCCCGGGGGGTGAGCCCGTGTGCCCGGACGGCGTCCTCGCTCGCGAGGAGGAGGGCGGCCGCGCCGTCGGAGACCTGGGAGGAGCAGGCGGCGGTGATGGTGCCGCCCTCGACGACCGGCCGGAGCCCCGCCATCTTCTCGGCGCTGGTGTCGCGGCGCGGCCCCTCGTCGGTGGTGACGTCCCCGTACGCCGCGGTCTCCCGCGTGAAGCGGCCCGTGTCGATCGCCGCCAGGGCCCGCCGGTGCGAGCGGAGGGCGAACTCCTCCTGGTCGCGGCGGGTGATCCGCCACTTCTCGGCGATCAGCTCGGCGCCGTGGAACTGGTTGACCGGCGCGTCGCCGTACCGGGCCCGCCAGCCCTCGCTGCCGTGGAAGGGCCCGCCGGTGAGGCCGAGGGGCTCGGCGGCCTGCCGGGAGGCGAAGGCGATGGGGATCATCGACATGTTCTGCACGCCCCCGGCGACGACCAGGTCCTGGGTGCCGGACAGGACGGCCTGGGCGGCGAAGTGCACGGCCTGCTGGGAGGAGCCGCACTGGCGGTCGACGGTGACCCCGGGGACCTCCTCGGGGAGGCCCGCCGCCAGCCATGCCGTACGGGCGATGTCGCCGGCCTGCGGCCCGACGGTGTCGAGGCAGCCGAACACGACGTCGTCGACGGCGGCCGGGTCGATCCCGGAGCGGGCGACGAGGGCGTTGAGCACGTGGGCGCCGAGGTCGGCCGGGTGGACGGACGCGAGTCCGCCCCCTCGGCGCCCCACGGGCGTGCGGACCGCTTCGACGATGTAGGCCTCGGGCATGGCGACTCCTCCGGTGTGTTCCTGGCGTCGAGGGCCGGATCGGGCCCTAGGCGCGTACGGCGATCCCGTCCAGGACCATCGACAGGTACTGGCGGGCGATCTCCTCGGGGCTGTGCAGGCCGCCCGGGCGGTACCAGGACGCGGCGACCCAGACGGTGTCGCGGACGAACCGGTAGGTGAGGCGGACGTCGAGGTCGGCGCGGAAGACCCCGGCGGCGACCCCGCGCTCCAGGGTGCCGAGCCAGGCCTTCTCGAACTTGCGCTGCGAGTCGGCGAGGTAGTGGAAGCGGGGCAGGTCGGTGAGGTGCCGGGACTCCTTCTGGTAGATGGCGACGGCGGCGCGGTGCCGGTCGATCTCGCGGAAGGACTCGGTGACGAGGGCCTCGATGGTCTCGCGGGGTCCGCGGCCGGCGGCGAGGACGGCGTCGTAGCCCTCCCACAGTTCGCCGAGGAAGGTGGAGAGGATCTCGTCGAGCATCGACTCCTTGGAGTCGAAGTGGTAATAGAGGCTGCCGGCGAGCATCCCGGCGGCGTCCGCGATCTTGCGGACGGTGGTGGCGTTGTACCCCTGCGCGGCGAACACCTCGGCCGCCGTGTCGAGGAGTTCACGGCGCCGCTCGGGCCCGCCGCTCACCTGGGTCTTCTTCTTGTCTGCAGTGTTCGGCACGGGTCCATTCTGGTCCTAGGCGTGCTGACTGCTGACGGAGACCGTCTCGCCGGTCATGTAGGAGGAGTAGTCGCCGGCGAGGAAGACGATGACGTTGGCGATCTCCCAGGGCTCGGCGTACCGCCCGAAGGCCTCGCGGGCGGTGAGCTCGTCGAGGAGCTCGGTGGTGGTGACCTTGGCCAGGTGGGGGTGCATGGCGAGGGACGGGGAGACGGCGTTGACGCGGACGCCGTAGGCGGCGGCCTCGGCGGCCGCGCAGCGGGTGAGGGCCATGACCCCGGCCTTGGCGGCGGCGTAGTGGGCCTGTCCGGTCTGGGCGCGCCAGCCGACGACGGAGGCGTTGTTGACGACGACGCCGCCGGTGCCGGTGTCGCGGAAGCGGCGCAGGGCGGCGCGGGTGCAGCGGAAGGTGCCGCCGAGGGTGACGTCGAGGACCCGGTTCCACTGCTCGTCGGTCATGTCGGCGAGGTCGGCGGTGCCGCCGAGGCCGGCGTTGTTGACGGTGATGTCCAGGCGTCCGTGGAGCCGTACGGCGGTGTCGTACAGCGCCTGGACCTGGGCCTCGTCGGTGACGTCGCAGGTCTGGGCGGCGACGGAGTCCGCGCCGAACGCGGCGGCGAGCGCGGTCTCGGTCTCCTTGAGCCGTCGGGTGTGGGCGTCGCTGAGGAGGACACGGGCGCCCTCCTCCAGGAAGCGGCGGGCGGTGGCGCCGCCGATGCCGGCGCCGGCGGCGGCGGTGATCACGGCGGTCCGGCCGGCGAGCAGTCCGTGGCCCGGTACGTAGGGGGGCGGTGGGGTACGGGTCATGGGCGCGGCTCCTTCGGGAGGCCGAGCACCCGCTCGGCGATGATGTTCCGCTGGATCTCGCTGGAGCCCGCGTAGACGGTGTCGGCGCGGGAGAAGAGGAACAGCCGCTGCCAGTCGTCGAGTTCGTAGGGTGCTCCGGCGGCGAGGGTGGCGGCGGGGCCGCACACCTCCAGGGCGAGTTCGCCGAGGTCGCGGTGCCAGTGGGACCAGTACAGCTTGGCGGCGGAGGGGTCGGTGCCGCGCAGGGCGCCGGCCCGGAGGGCTTCGAGTCCGGCCCAGGCGCGGGTGAGGCGGTCGCGGATGTCGGGGTCGGCGGCGGCGCCGTTGCGGCGGGCGAGGGCGACGAGGGCGTCGAGTTCGCGGCGGAAGCCGACCTGCTGGCCGAGGGTGGAGACGCCGCGTTCGTAGCCGAGGGTGGCCATGGCGATGCGCCAGCCGTCGCCGGGTGCGCCGACGACGTGGGCGGCGTCGGTGACGGCGCCGTCGAAGAAGACCTCGTTGAACTCGCTGGTGCCGGTGAGCTGGACGATGGGCCGGATCTCGACGCCGGGCTGGTCGAGGGGGACGAGGAGGTAGGAGAGCCCGGTGTGGCGCGTGCTGCCCGGTTCGGTGCGGGCGAGGACGAAGCACCACTGGGCCTCGTGGGCGAGGGAGGTCCAGATCTTCTGGCCGTCGATCACCCAGCTGCCGCCGGTCAGGGTGGCGCGGGTGCGGACGGCGGCGAGGTCGGAGCCGGCGCCGGGTTCGCTGTAGCCCTGGCACCAGAGTTCCTCGACGGCGCGGATCGGGGGCAGGAAGCGGGCCTTCTGCTCCTCGGTGCCGTGGTCGACGAGGGTGGGGCCGAGGAGTTGTTCGCCGATGTGGTTGACCCGGGCGGGGGCGTCGGCGAGGGCGTACTCCTCGTGGAAGGCGATCTGTTCCGCGACGCTCGCGCCGCGGCCGCCGTACTCCTTGGGCCAGCCGACGCAGGTCCAGCCGTGGGCGGCCAGGTGCCGCTCCCAGGTGAGGCGTTCGGCGAAGGCCTCGTGCTCGCGGCCGGGTCCGCCGCGTCCTCTGAGGGCGGCGAAGGAGCCGCTGAGGTGGGTCTTCAGCCAGCCCCGTATCTCCGTCCGGAACTCCTCGACGCTGCTCATGGCCGTACGTTAACCTACCAAACACTTGTTAGGGAACGGGTGAGGGCGGGGTGACCGATGGATCTCTCGTACACACGGACCGAGGAGGCCTTCCGGGCGGAGGCCCGCGAATGGCTGCGGGAGCACGTCCCCGCGGAGCCCCTGCCCTCCCTGGAGACGGCCGCGGGCTTCGCCGCCCACCGCGCCTGGGAGGCCGAACTGGCCGCCGCCCGCTGGTCGGTGGTCTCCTGGCCCGAGGAGTACGGGGGCCGGGGCGTCGACCTCGCCCACTGGCTGGTCTTCGAGGAGGAGTACTGGGCCGCCGGGGCGCCCGGCCGCGTCTCGCAGAACGGCGTCCAGCTCCTCGCCCCCACCCTCTTCGACCACGGCACGGCGGAGCAGCGCGCCCGGGTGCTGCCCTCGATGGCGACCGGGGAGACGGTCTGGGCGCAGGCCTGGTCCGAACCCGAGGCCGGCTCCGACCTGGCGTCCCTCACCTCCCGCGCGGTCCGCACGGACGGCGGCTGGCTGCTCTCCGGGCAGAAGACCTGGTCCTCCCGGGCCGCCTTCGCCGACCGGGCCTTCGGCATCTTCCGCAGCGACCCGGACGCGGACCGGCCCCACCGGGGGCTCACCTACCTCATGTTCGACCTGCGGGCGCCGGGGGTGACGGTCCGCCCGATCGGCCGGCTCGACGGGAAGCCGGCCTTCGCGGAGCTCTTCCTCGACGAGGTCTTCGTCCCCGACGCCGACGTGATCGGGGAGCCGGGCCAGGGCTGGCGCATCGCGATGTCCACCACGGGCAACGAACGGGGCCTGATGCTCCGCTCCCCCGGCCGCTTCCTCGCCGCCGCCGACCGGCTCGTGGGGCTCTGGCGCGCGGAGGGCGACCCGGCCGACTCCGCGCTGCGGGACCGGGTGGCGGACGCGGTGATCGGGGCGCGCGCGTACCAGCTGTTCACGGCGGGCGCGGCGGCCCGGCTCGCGACGGGCGCGGCGGCGGGCGCCGACTCCAGCCTCAACAAGGTCTTCTGGTCGGAGTACGACCTGGCCCTGCACGAGACGGCGCTCGACCTCCTGGGCCCGGACGGCGAACTGGCGGACGGCGCCTGGGCCGAGGGGTACGTCTTCTCCCTCGCGGGCCCCCTCTACGCGGGCACCAACGAGATCCAGCGCGACATCATCGCCGAGCGGCTGCTCGGCCTCCCGAAGGGGCGCCGCTGATGGGATTCCTGCCGACCGACGAACAGCGGGCCTTCGCCCGCTCCCTGGACGCGATGCTCACCGCCTCCGACACCCCGGCGGCGATACGGGCCTGGGCGGGCGGCGAGCCAGGACCGGGGCGGGCGCTGTGGGGGCGGCTCGCGGAGGCGGGCGTGTTCGCGCTCGCGGTACCGGAGGCGTACGAGGGGATGGGGCCGCTCCCCGTCGAACTGGCCCACGCCTTCGTGGAGCTGGGGCGGCACGCGGTGCCCGGCCCGGTGGTGGAGACGGTGGCGACGGCGGTGCTCCTCGGCGAGCTGGCCCGCCTGGGCGAGCCGGGTCCGGCGAAACGGCTCCTGCCCGGCCTCGCGGCGGGCGAGTGGACGGCGACGCTCGCGGCCCCCGCGACCCGGGCCGCACGGCACCCGGTCCCGTACGCCCTCGACGCCGACCGGGCCGACGCGGTGCTCGTCGTCCGGGGCGAGGAGCTGTGGCGGGCGCCCGGTCACGGCCCGGTCCGGGTCTCCGCCGACCCGGCGCGGCGGCTCGCCCGCCCGGCCCCCGGCGGGGAGCTGCTCGCCGAGGGTCCCGCGGTGGCCGCGGCGGCCGCGGCGGCCCGGCGGTGGGCGATGCTGGCGACGGCGGCGCAGTCCCTCGGCGTGGGCCTGGCGCTGCTCGACCGGTCGGTTGCCTATGCCCGGCAGCGCACCCAGTTCGGCGCCCCGATCGGGTCGTTCCAGGCGGTCAAGCACCGGCTGGCCGACACGCTGCTCGCCCTGGAGTTCGCGCGGCCGCTGCTGTTCGGCGCGGCGGTGGCGCTGGCGGACGGGCGCGCCCCGGACGGCGACCTGGCGGCGGCCAAGGTGACGGCCGGCGAGGCCGGGTACGGGGCGGCCCGGACCGCCCTCCAGGTGCACGGGGCGGTCGGCTACACGGAGGAGCTGGACCTCTCCCTGTGGCTCCGCAAGGCCCGTCCGCTGCGCGACGCCTGGGGCGCCCCGGCCGCTTGCCGGGCGGCCGTCCTCGCCCCGTACGCCTGAGGGGTGCTCAGACTCCTTCGCGGGGCGGGCTCTCGTCGTTGCCGCGCCGGAAGGTCCGGGCGCGGCGGCCGGCGGTCCAGGAGCGGAGGACCAGTTCGTCGCCGTCCACCCAGGTCCGTACGACCTCGGTGGGCTCCACCCGGAAGAGGTGGAAGGGCTGGGGCTCGTCCGCCTCGGCCACGTACCGGGCGATGGTCTCGGGGTCGGTGATCTCGACCGCCCGCCCGGAGATCCGGACGTCCCCGCCGCCCATGTCGGTGCCGCGGCCGAGGTTGGCGAGGAGCGAGAGCCGGGGGTCGCGGCGCAGGTCGCGGGCTTTGCGCGAGCCGGGCATCATGCCGAGCCAGAGCTCGCCGAAGCGGAAGCCGACCTCGATCCCGCTGAGCCGGGGCGAGCCGTCCGCGCGCAGGGTGGCGAGGGCGTGGTGGGTGTGCTGCCCGAAGCGCTCGCGTACGGTCGCGGCGAGTTCGGGCTCGGCGGCCTCGAAGGCCGACCAGGTCGTCGTCGGGTGTCCGGTGTCTCCCATGACTCCAGGAAACACCGGATACCCGACACCTACGGTCCGGATTACTCCGTACGTCCGAGAAACGGGGACGGGAGCAGGGTCAGGAACGGGAACGGGGTCAGGAGGCGGGGGCGGTCGCGGCGCGCTCGGCCGCGCTGCGCTCGACGCAGAACTCGTTCCCCTCCGGGTCGGCGAGGGTCGCCCAGCCGCTGCCGTCCGGGTTCCGGTGGTCCTCGAACAGGGTGGCGCCGAGGCCGATCAGCCGCTCGACCTCCTCGTCACGGGTGCGGTCCAGCGGCTTGAGGTCCAGGTGGATGCGGTTCTTGACCGACTTCGCCTCGGGGACCTGGATGAAGAGGAGGCCGACGCCGGGTGCCTCGACGAGCACCTCCTCGTCGCCCGGCTTGTCCGCGTCCGAGATCGTGGAGTCCAGCGCCTTCGCCCAGAAGCCGGCCAGGGCGTAGGCGTCGGCGCAGTCGATGGTGACGTGTCGTACGAGAGAGCTCATGGGGGCATGCTCTCCCAGCGGCCCGGGAGACGGCCAACGCTTTCTCAGGAGCGGCCGGTTCCCTCCGGAGGATCCAACTCCTCGATGTCCGCGAGCATGGCGTCGGCCAGGTCGCGTTCGGCGGCGTAGTAGCGCTCGGCCCACCGGAGGGTGAGCCGGGGGTACGCCCAGGCCTCGTCCGCCGACGCGTCCGCCGCGTCGGCCTCGGCGCGCAGCCGCATGCCCTCGGCGTGCGCCCGGTGCGCGGCCAGGATCTCCCGCATCCGCTCGGGTTCCAGGAGGTGTCCGAGCCAGAGCCGGAGCATCGGTCCGTGCTTGAGGACGGGCGGGTCGAGCGGGGCGGTGCGGGCCCAGGTGCGGACGGCGGCGAGGCCCTCGTCGGTGATCCGGTAGACGCGTTTGTCCCGCGAGCCGGCCTCGGGCGGGACCAGGCGGGAGCCGGCGAGGCCGGCCTGCTCCAGGCGCTTGAGCTCGCTGTAGATCTGGCTGAAGGAGGGGCTCCAGTAGAAGAGCCCCAACGACCGGTCGGACCACTTCTTGATGTCGTAGCCGGACAACTCCCGCCCGAAGGAGAGCAGTCCGAGCACGGCCCAGCTGGTCGCCGGGAGCGCCGGCACGGTCTCTTCGTCCGCCACGGTCGGCAGTCTACGGCCCTTCCCTCCCCCACCTATGCCTGCTAGAAGTATTTCGATTAGGCATAGTCGCCGATCCTCTCCGGGAGGAGCTCCCCGTGAAGTTCTCCATGATCTTCGAAGCACAGCTCGTCGACCCGACCCCCGACCGCGAACACCGCGTCCTCCACGACTGCGTCGAACAAGCCGTCCTCGCCGAGGAGATGGGCTTCGACCGCGTCTGGGCGGTCGAACACCACTCCCTCACCCAGTACGCCCACATGAGCGCCTCCGAGATCTTCCTGACCTGGGTCGCCGCCCGCACCCGCACCCTCCGCGTCGGCCACGGCGTGGTCACCATGCCCTTCGGCTACCAGCACCCCGTCCGCGTCGCCGAACGCGCCGCCATGCTCGACGTGCTCTCCGGCGGCCGGGTCGACATCGGCGCCGGACGCGGCGCGACCCGCCAGGAGATGCGGATGTTCGGGGTCCGCCCCGAGGACACCCGGCCGCAGACCGAGGAGGCCCTGCGGATCTTCGCCGCCGCGTGGCGCGAGCCGGAGTTCGAGTGGCACGGCACCCTCGACATCGGCCCCGGCGCGGTCCTCCCCCGCCCCGTCCAGCGACCCCACCCGCCGCTCTTCATGGCCTGCTCGCAGCACGCGTCGCTCCGGCAGGCCGCCGAACTCGGCATCGGCGCCCTGGTGATGGGCTTCGCGGGCGCCGAGGACGTCCGCGCGATGCGCACGGTGTACGACGAGGCCCGCGCCGCCCGGGACGGCTCGCGCCTCGTCTCCACCGAGGTCAACGACCACTTCTCCGCCCTCTGCCCCACGGTCGTCCTCGACGACGCCGACCGCGCGCTCCGGCTCGGCACCCGGGGCCAGCGCTTCTTCGCGGAGTCCATCGCCCACTGGTACGGCGGCGCCCCCGCGCCCACCGGGTACGCGGAGGACGAGGACCACACCGCCGCGCTCGCCCGCGAACGGGAGGCGCTGGTGGCCCGGCTGCACGAGGCGGACATCCCGGCCCGGCCCGTCGACACCGGCACCTACAACACCGACCACGCCTACGGGGACGCGGCCACCGCGATCAGCTACGTCGAGCGGCTCCGCGAGATCGGGGTCGACGAGGTGATGTGCCTGATCCAGATGGGCACGGTGCCGCAGGAGGCCTGTCTGGAGACGATCCGCCAGTGGGGCACGAAGGTCATCCCCCACTTCAGGCAGCCGGAGCCCCGGTCATGACCCTCGACGGCAAGGTCGTGGTCGTCACCGGCGCGGCCCGCGGCCAGGGCGCGGCCGAGGCCCGGCTCCTGGCGGCGGCCGGGGCGCGGGTGGTCCTCACCGACGTCCGGGAGGAGGAGGGCCGGGCGGTCGCGGCGGAGCTCGGCGGGGCGGCGGTCTTCGTCCGGCACGACGTGACGTCGGCGGACGACTGGCGGACGGTGACGGACACGGCGGCC is from Streptomyces venezuelae ATCC 10712 and encodes:
- a CDS encoding DEAD/DEAH box helicase — encoded protein: MTRSERPHKRSPRTAQAKSTSQPKASRGGRRPTAPPPPSEFTPPETVTPALPAVAAFADLDMPEGLLRTLGEQGVTEPFPIQAATLPNSLAGRDVLGRGRTGSGKTLAFGLALLARTAGRRAESGAPLALVLVPTRELAQQVTDALTPYAAALRLRITTVVGGMSISRQSSALRRGAEVLIATPGRLHDLIDRGDCRLDQVAVTVLDEADQMADMGFLPQVTKLLKQVEPGGQRLLFSATLDRNVDRLVKMFLDDPVVHSVDPSAGAVTTMEHHVLYVMDETDKKAVTLKIAARDGRTILFLDTKRSVDRLVKRLLANGVRASGLHGGRSQPQRNRTLDQFKSGQVTTLVATNVAARGIHVDDLDMVVNVDPPMDHKDYLHRGGRTARAGESGSVFTLVLPEQKRDMGRLMSHAGISPRTAQIKSSDEQLAELTGAREPSGVPVVIEIPQPTPPRKPAGTGGGAGSGSGGNRRRRRPATAGGSAATGTGSGRATGTATGRSTGSAGRAAGSTGGAGRATGGGRGAGSGTGGGRGAAAGAGRGGRQAAGTSRSRSASSSRNSRPRPSDT
- a CDS encoding TetR/AcrR family transcriptional regulator; this encodes MPNTADKKKTQVSGGPERRRELLDTAAEVFAAQGYNATTVRKIADAAGMLAGSLYYHFDSKESMLDEILSTFLGELWEGYDAVLAAGRGPRETIEALVTESFREIDRHRAAVAIYQKESRHLTDLPRFHYLADSQRKFEKAWLGTLERGVAAGVFRADLDVRLTYRFVRDTVWVAASWYRPGGLHSPEEIARQYLSMVLDGIAVRA
- a CDS encoding acetyl-CoA C-acetyltransferase; translated protein: MPEAYIVEAVRTPVGRRGGGLASVHPADLGAHVLNALVARSGIDPAAVDDVVFGCLDTVGPQAGDIARTAWLAAGLPEEVPGVTVDRQCGSSQQAVHFAAQAVLSGTQDLVVAGGVQNMSMIPIAFASRQAAEPLGLTGGPFHGSEGWRARYGDAPVNQFHGAELIAEKWRITRRDQEEFALRSHRRALAAIDTGRFTRETAAYGDVTTDEGPRRDTSAEKMAGLRPVVEGGTITAACSSQVSDGAAALLLASEDAVRAHGLTPRARIHHLSARGEDPIRMLSAPIPATAHALKKTGLAIDDIDLVEINEAFAPVVLAWLKETGADPARVNVNGGAIALGHPLGATGAKLMTTLLHELERTGGRYGLQTMCEGGGQANVTIVERL
- a CDS encoding NAD(P)H-dependent flavin oxidoreductase; the protein is METALTELVGVRHPIVQTGMGWVAGPRLVSATANAGALGVLASATMTVDELRAAVREVRSRTDRPFGVNLRADAGDARERVRIIVDEGVRVASFALAPSRDLIAELKDAGVVVIPSVGARRHAEKVAGWGADAVLVQGGEGGGHTGEVATSVLLPQVVDAVGIPVIAAGGFHDGRGLVAALAHGAAGIAMGTRFLLTSDSTVPEAVKARYLAATVKDVTVTTAVDGLPHRMLRTELVASLENAGRVRSLTRALHRANGFRRLSGLSWPAMIRDGLALRHGKDLSWSQVLLAANTPMLLRASMVEGRTDLGVMAAGQVAGVIDDLPSCEELITRIMAEAAQVLRALPRPET
- a CDS encoding acyl-CoA dehydrogenase family protein; protein product: MSSVEEFRTEIRGWLKTHLSGSFAALRGRGGPGREHEAFAERLTWERHLAAHGWTCVGWPKEYGGRGASVAEQIAFHEEYALADAPARVNHIGEQLLGPTLVDHGTEEQKARFLPPIRAVEELWCQGYSEPGAGSDLAAVRTRATLTGGSWVIDGQKIWTSLAHEAQWCFVLARTEPGSTRHTGLSYLLVPLDQPGVEIRPIVQLTGTSEFNEVFFDGAVTDAAHVVGAPGDGWRIAMATLGYERGVSTLGQQVGFRRELDALVALARRNGAAADPDIRDRLTRAWAGLEALRAGALRGTDPSAAKLYWSHWHRDLGELALEVCGPAATLAAGAPYELDDWQRLFLFSRADTVYAGSSEIQRNIIAERVLGLPKEPRP
- a CDS encoding tyrosine-protein phosphatase, which produces MHLSRRALLTATGATALVAALPPEAIARTGPRSARATAIRQIPLQGAVNVRDLGGYLTYDGSRVRHGLAYRGDHLAKLTAADLTTLAGLGLRTVVDLRIPTEVGYDGADRLPAGVVPVARPVTDNGLFGRLLTAIGSRDPVRQEEMLGGGRAAAFMREVYRTFVTDAANRAAFAATLRDLADPRRGPLLLHCTSGKDRTGWTGWLLLTLLGVPDSLARQDYLASNTFRAAYDARVREGLKQGGLMQNPDLIIPLQEVRAEYLDTALEQLRSSYGSVFRYVSEGLGLEFRELLALRERLVPAA
- a CDS encoding SDR family oxidoreductase, which gives rise to MTRTPPPPYVPGHGLLAGRTAVITAAAGAGIGGATARRFLEEGARVLLSDAHTRRLKETETALAAAFGADSVAAQTCDVTDEAQVQALYDTAVRLHGRLDITVNNAGLGGTADLADMTDEQWNRVLDVTLGGTFRCTRAALRRFRDTGTGGVVVNNASVVGWRAQTGQAHYAAAKAGVMALTRCAAAEAAAYGVRVNAVSPSLAMHPHLAKVTTTELLDELTAREAFGRYAEPWEIANVIVFLAGDYSSYMTGETVSVSSQHA